In Sciurus carolinensis chromosome 17, mSciCar1.2, whole genome shotgun sequence, one genomic interval encodes:
- the LOC124968868 gene encoding olfactory receptor 7D4-like, giving the protein MEGENHTGLSQFLLLGLSEDPELQSFLFGLFLSMYLVTVLGNLLIILAICSDSHLHTPMYFFLSNLSITDICFTTTTVPKMLVNIHAHSKDISYIECLTQAYYCMVFVGIDVLLLTIMAYDRFAAICHPLNYIVIMNPRHCGLLVLISWLIICWVSLIHILLMKQLTFSKGTEIPHFFCEVAQLLKVASSDTLVNNIFMFVVAVVLGMFSVTGILFSYSQIVSSLMKMSSVSKYKAFSTCGSHLCVVSLFYGTGLGVYLSSPVTHSPQKISISSVMYTVVTPMLNPFIYSLRNKDVKWALWRLLSRAASCP; this is encoded by the coding sequence ATGGAAGGAGAGAACCACACAGGCTTATCACAATTTCTCCTCTTGGGTCTCTCAGAGGATCCTGAACTGCAGTCCTTCCTCTTTggcctgttcctgtccatgtacctggtcacagtgcttgggaacctgctcatcatcctggccatctgctctgactcccacctccacactcccatgtacttcttcctctccaacctgtccatCACTGACATCTGTTTCACCACCACCACagtccccaagatgctggtgaacatccatgCACATAGCAAAGATATTTCCTACATAGAGTGCCTCACTCAGGCATATTATTGTATGGTTTTTGTTGGAATAGATGTTTTACTGCTGACCATAATGGCATATGACAGATTTGCAGCCATCTGCCACCCCCTGAACTATATAGTCATCATGAACCCCCGACATTGTGGCCTTCTGGTTCTGATTTCTTGGCTTATTATATGCTGGGTGTCCCTGATTCATATTCTATTGATGAAGCAGCTGACCTTCTCCAAAGGCACTGAAATCCcacatttcttttgtgaagtggcTCAGCTTCTCAAGGTGGCCAGCTCTGATACTCTTGTCAATAACATCTTTATGTTTGTGGTGGCTGTTGTGCTGGGCATGTTTTCTGTTACTGGAATTCTGTTCTCTTACTCTCAGATTGTTTCCTCCTTAATGAAGATGTCCTCTGTAAGCAAGTATAAAGcattctccacctgtgggtctcacctctgtGTGGTCTCCTTGTTTTATGGAACAGGACTTGGAGTTTACCTCAGTTCTCCTGTGACTCACTCTCCCCAGAAAATCTCTATttcctcagtgatgtacactgtggtcacccccatgctaaaccccttcatctacagcctgcgGAACAAGGATGTGAAGTGGGCCCtgtggagactcctcagcagGGCAGCCTCTTGTCCCTGA